From one Acidobacteriota bacterium genomic stretch:
- a CDS encoding membrane dipeptidase: MLTRRRFLRYSAAVPAIVDPLLWGRNLLESGAADQAAPQISPQALAIHKRAFIFDGHVHALDREFYHGGSMGDRRADGQWDLPRAREGGEGAFFLSIFVPEEYYPNRFETKQTLRRVDHALRQLEENRSVVELALNANDVERIRAKGKMAAVLDIEGSYDLDGDLGVLRDLHRLGLRSAQLSAHNWNQNYSDSCCSTPKFGGLTAHGRDVIREMNRLGMMINVSHSSDDTISQVIDISDRPVIATHHGLRSVNNIPRNMPDGLLKKLAAKGGIIGFQIGSEFSYPKEYEWLTAQRGKTFFDTSSIPDRVKGKTIYEVDQLVAPQFPMLGAHVPESVMMAVDDWVAVVDRAIHLVGEDHVALGTDFDGGPTLARGMRDVRDLPMITDAMLRRGYTEERIDKFWGGNLLRFFHQVSRS; encoded by the coding sequence GTGCTGACTCGCCGCAGATTTCTCCGCTATAGCGCCGCGGTGCCTGCCATTGTGGACCCATTACTCTGGGGCAGAAATTTATTGGAAAGCGGTGCGGCGGATCAGGCGGCTCCGCAGATTTCTCCGCAGGCGTTGGCGATCCACAAACGCGCCTTCATCTTTGACGGTCACGTCCATGCGTTGGACCGCGAGTTCTACCACGGCGGCAGTATGGGCGACAGAAGAGCCGACGGGCAGTGGGATCTGCCGCGAGCGCGTGAAGGCGGCGAAGGCGCGTTTTTTCTGTCGATCTTCGTTCCAGAGGAGTATTACCCCAACCGCTTCGAGACAAAGCAAACGTTACGGCGGGTCGATCATGCTCTCCGTCAGCTTGAAGAAAACCGATCGGTGGTCGAGCTTGCGCTGAACGCAAATGACGTCGAACGCATTCGCGCGAAAGGCAAGATGGCGGCGGTGCTGGATATTGAAGGAAGCTATGATCTCGATGGCGATCTGGGAGTGCTGCGGGATCTCCATCGTCTGGGCCTGCGCTCCGCTCAGCTTTCGGCGCACAACTGGAACCAGAACTACTCCGACTCCTGCTGTTCGACGCCAAAGTTTGGCGGCCTGACAGCTCATGGCCGCGATGTCATTCGAGAGATGAACCGCCTGGGAATGATGATTAACGTCTCACATTCTTCAGATGACACCATCTCGCAGGTGATCGATATCAGCGACAGGCCAGTTATCGCAACTCACCACGGCCTGCGCAGCGTGAACAACATTCCGAGAAATATGCCGGATGGGCTGCTAAAAAAGTTAGCTGCTAAAGGTGGAATCATCGGATTTCAAATCGGCAGCGAGTTCAGTTATCCCAAGGAGTATGAGTGGCTGACCGCACAACGAGGAAAGACCTTCTTCGATACCTCGAGCATTCCCGACAGGGTCAAAGGCAAAACGATCTACGAGGTGGATCAGTTGGTTGCGCCGCAGTTCCCCATGCTTGGCGCACATGTGCCGGAGTCGGTCATGATGGCTGTCGATGACTGGGTGGCCGTTGTCGACCGGGCCATTCATCTGGTCGGCGAAGACCACGTTGCGCTCGGAACCGACTTTGACGGCGGACCTACTCTGGCGCGCGGCATGAGAGATGTCCGCGATCTGCCTATGATTACCGATGCCATGTTGCGCAGGGGATACACAGAAGAGCGCATCGACAAATTCTGGGGAGGCAATCTGTTACGGTTCTTCCACCAGGTAAGCCGCTCTTAG
- a CDS encoding response regulator transcription factor, translating into MSKILVIEDDPRIQKALQRQFTTEGFDVHAAVNGTDGLAAALAIKPDAVILDLMLPGMSGRDVCKNIKNSLPDTPVLILSAVTEVADKVLLLEIGADDYITKPFSPRELLARLQAALRRGRREERSEVASFGNVTADFARMEVRKDGKPVVMTAHELKLLRYFIDHAERVITREKLLTDVWGYHSYPTTRTVDNQVMKLRQKLEPDPARPHFFRTMHGIGYKFVGGQ; encoded by the coding sequence ATGAGCAAGATTCTCGTAATTGAAGACGATCCACGCATCCAAAAAGCCCTTCAGCGGCAATTTACGACGGAAGGATTTGACGTTCACGCCGCAGTCAATGGAACCGATGGGCTTGCCGCAGCGCTGGCGATCAAGCCTGACGCGGTTATTCTCGACCTGATGCTGCCAGGAATGTCTGGCCGCGACGTCTGCAAAAACATCAAAAATTCATTGCCGGATACGCCCGTCCTCATCTTGAGCGCTGTAACCGAGGTTGCGGACAAGGTTCTCCTGCTTGAGATTGGTGCTGACGACTACATCACAAAACCATTCAGCCCGCGCGAGCTGTTGGCCCGCTTGCAGGCGGCGTTGCGTCGCGGCCGTCGTGAGGAACGCAGCGAAGTAGCCAGTTTTGGCAATGTCACGGCGGATTTTGCGCGCATGGAAGTTCGAAAGGACGGAAAGCCCGTCGTCATGACAGCTCACGAACTCAAGCTGCTGCGCTACTTCATCGATCATGCGGAGCGAGTAATTACGCGGGAGAAGCTGCTGACCGACGTATGGGGTTATCATTCCTATCCCACCACGAGGACCGTAGACAATCAGGTGATGAAGCTCAGACAGAAGCTCGAACCCGATCCTGCGCGCCCGCATTTCTTTCGTACGATGCACGGCATCGGATATAAGTTCGTCGGCGGGCAGTGA
- a CDS encoding HAMP domain-containing histidine kinase → MFIKNILDRLRMRTRLLVPLLFIFFGWTLLSFLILRVIVEQQTRSDLSSDLAHSITTYQNLQHYHREMMHRESVLMADLPTIKALMTSEDKKTIEDAGTEFWRTSDSDLFALFTPDFKLAAGYRRDSVLHASEFENSIQPHLRAAEDSFYLVLDGSLYEVAAQPIIFGDHVTGSTLGYIAVGYALDKRVAQQVSQAAAAEVAFADRGNLLVATLSPDLQGQLRAVLPQIQNDAQGKTVRLGGQRYLAAAIPLQTHGIGAPRPLLVVLKSFEQGQALIMRVNRWVTALGLLVLCAGAAILLSISQSITRPLASLMEGVRAVGGGNYTYRIRDEGAEEVRELSRAFDRMRTQLQQSQKELVQAERLATIGRMASSISHDLRHYLSAIYANAEFMSEANIPQAEREELLAEVSTAVHGMTDLLDSLLLFSQTGRALHRHFESIALILQRAVAMLRSHPAARDVQISLLGLSPLTAYVDAKKLGRAVYNLLLNGCEAAKQSSQAPAVSLTLVEDPNSIRICISDNGAGVAETVKRTMFMPFVSEGKQSGTGLGLTLSEHIASEHGGHIEFERTSDNLTVFSMVLPKVTEQASTDAVIGTSAPTETTS, encoded by the coding sequence ATGTTCATAAAAAACATCCTCGATCGGCTTCGCATGCGCACCAGGCTGCTGGTGCCGTTACTGTTCATCTTTTTCGGCTGGACGCTGCTGAGCTTCCTCATCCTCCGTGTCATTGTTGAGCAGCAGACGCGAAGCGACCTCAGCTCCGACCTGGCCCACTCCATTACGACCTATCAGAATCTCCAGCACTATCACCGCGAGATGATGCACCGCGAATCTGTCCTCATGGCGGATCTCCCGACCATTAAAGCGCTGATGACCTCGGAAGATAAGAAGACAATTGAAGATGCCGGAACCGAATTCTGGCGCACCAGCGACAGCGATCTATTTGCACTCTTTACTCCCGATTTCAAGCTGGCGGCCGGATACAGGCGCGACTCGGTGCTGCATGCATCCGAGTTCGAAAATTCGATTCAGCCTCATCTGCGCGCGGCAGAAGACTCCTTTTACCTGGTGCTTGATGGGAGCCTTTACGAGGTTGCTGCACAGCCGATCATCTTTGGCGACCACGTAACCGGTTCCACGCTCGGATATATTGCCGTTGGCTACGCGCTTGATAAGCGCGTAGCGCAGCAGGTCAGTCAGGCCGCGGCCGCGGAGGTTGCATTTGCAGATCGAGGCAACCTGCTTGTTGCTACTCTCAGTCCCGATCTTCAGGGCCAACTGCGAGCAGTTCTTCCTCAAATTCAAAATGACGCACAAGGAAAGACGGTGAGGCTTGGTGGTCAGCGGTATCTTGCCGCGGCCATCCCATTGCAGACGCACGGAATCGGCGCTCCACGCCCACTCCTGGTGGTGTTGAAATCCTTTGAGCAGGGGCAGGCCCTGATCATGCGTGTCAACCGCTGGGTTACGGCGCTGGGGCTTCTGGTATTGTGCGCCGGCGCTGCAATCCTCCTGTCCATCTCGCAGTCCATTACGCGCCCGCTGGCTTCTTTGATGGAAGGAGTTCGTGCAGTCGGCGGGGGCAACTACACCTATCGCATCCGCGACGAAGGAGCGGAAGAGGTTCGTGAGCTGAGCCGCGCCTTCGATCGCATGCGAACGCAGCTGCAGCAATCGCAGAAGGAGCTTGTGCAGGCTGAACGCCTGGCTACGATTGGCCGCATGGCGAGTTCGATCTCTCACGATCTGCGGCATTATCTTTCAGCTATTTACGCAAATGCCGAGTTTATGAGTGAAGCGAACATTCCGCAGGCCGAGCGCGAAGAGCTTTTGGCCGAGGTGAGCACGGCAGTCCATGGTATGACCGATCTGCTCGACTCCCTCTTATTATTCAGCCAGACCGGCAGGGCTTTGCACCGGCACTTTGAATCGATTGCGCTCATTCTGCAGCGTGCCGTTGCTATGCTGCGTTCGCATCCGGCAGCGCGCGATGTGCAAATATCGCTACTTGGGCTATCTCCATTGACAGCGTATGTCGATGCGAAGAAACTGGGTCGCGCTGTCTACAACCTGCTGCTGAATGGCTGCGAAGCCGCAAAGCAAAGCTCGCAAGCTCCAGCAGTCAGCCTTACGCTTGTGGAAGACCCCAACTCCATACGCATCTGCATTTCAGATAACGGGGCCGGTGTCGCCGAGACTGTCAAGCGAACAATGTTCATGCCGTTCGTCAGTGAAGGCAAACAGAGTGGAACAGGGCTGGGTTTGACCCTCTCTGAGCACATTGCATCGGAGCATGGCGGGCATATTGAGTTCGAGCGCACATCCGATAACCTGACCGTATTTTCTATGGTGTTACCCAAAGTTACAGAGCAGGCGTCTACCGATGCAGTCATCGGGACCAGTGCGCCTACGGAGACAACATCATGA
- a CDS encoding sulfatase has product MTSPEDLSQPKSESQSATTNRREFLQGSLAAVGVTMVAPGTLSASAPEQAKKRPNLVFFFGEGQRADALSIAGNPVLKTPNHDRIGKEGMFFQNAFCTNALCAPARATALTGLYSKSSGALDNTKPHQPLPKDIPLFTEILHEAGYEVAILGKVHVRNGVEDRYWDYYFGHNDPSNNYANPLFKEGRKGKIGEQKQYFGVYPDDLTVDRALAWLEEDRGDKPFCLLVWFVAPHEPFFRARRHFDLYRSTAIPKPATFDDDLKGYPGKPKGFVDAENKIGTTMSHTACGSHEGIVKDYYSGLVAVDENIGRILSYLEKKNILDDTAIVHSSDHGYFLGEFRLFDKRLMHEPSIRVPLMIRYPHRIPAGTVRSEMVLDTDLAPTFLDLAGVAIPEHMQGKSVLPLAKAPDPSFRKEWYYEYYEWPNPEAVPPHRGIRTERYKLIHYVNEPQEFELYDLQNDPGETKNLYGRPEVAALQQQLGELLNVLRNEVPELKEKAHV; this is encoded by the coding sequence ATGACAAGCCCTGAGGATTTGAGTCAACCAAAGTCTGAATCACAGTCGGCGACGACCAACCGCAGGGAGTTCCTGCAAGGCTCACTCGCTGCCGTTGGCGTCACGATGGTCGCTCCCGGAACACTCTCGGCATCTGCCCCGGAACAGGCTAAGAAGCGGCCCAACCTTGTATTTTTCTTTGGAGAAGGGCAGCGGGCCGATGCCTTGTCCATTGCCGGAAATCCTGTTCTGAAGACGCCGAATCACGATCGTATCGGCAAGGAAGGGATGTTTTTCCAGAATGCCTTTTGCACCAATGCGCTTTGCGCTCCAGCGCGTGCCACAGCGCTGACGGGGCTTTATTCAAAAAGCAGCGGCGCGCTGGATAACACAAAGCCGCACCAACCATTGCCCAAGGACATCCCGCTCTTTACCGAAATTCTTCATGAAGCGGGATACGAAGTTGCAATTCTGGGAAAGGTGCATGTTCGCAACGGAGTGGAAGATCGCTACTGGGATTACTACTTCGGGCACAATGATCCGAGCAATAACTATGCGAACCCTCTATTTAAAGAGGGGCGTAAAGGAAAGATCGGCGAGCAGAAGCAGTACTTCGGTGTCTACCCCGACGACCTTACGGTAGATCGCGCTCTGGCCTGGCTTGAGGAGGACCGTGGCGATAAGCCGTTCTGCCTTCTGGTCTGGTTCGTCGCTCCGCATGAACCGTTCTTCCGCGCGCGACGCCATTTCGATCTATATCGCTCGACTGCAATTCCGAAGCCAGCCACCTTCGACGACGATCTGAAGGGTTATCCGGGAAAGCCAAAGGGGTTTGTCGACGCAGAAAACAAAATCGGCACCACAATGTCGCACACGGCCTGCGGCTCGCACGAGGGCATTGTGAAAGATTATTACTCTGGCCTTGTTGCTGTAGACGAAAACATTGGGCGCATTCTCTCTTATCTTGAGAAGAAGAACATTCTCGACGACACCGCAATCGTGCACAGCTCCGACCATGGCTATTTTCTTGGCGAGTTCAGGCTCTTCGACAAGCGCCTCATGCACGAACCGTCCATTCGTGTGCCGCTCATGATTCGCTATCCACACAGGATTCCCGCGGGCACAGTCCGCAGTGAGATGGTTCTCGACACGGACCTTGCCCCGACCTTCCTCGATCTTGCCGGTGTTGCCATTCCCGAACACATGCAGGGTAAGAGTGTGCTTCCACTCGCAAAAGCTCCCGATCCATCATTTCGAAAAGAGTGGTACTACGAGTACTACGAATGGCCAAACCCCGAAGCGGTTCCACCTCACCGTGGCATCCGGACAGAGCGCTATAAGTTGATTCACTATGTGAACGAGCCGCAGGAGTTTGAACTTTACGACCTTCAAAACGATCCCGGCGAGACAAAGAATCTCTATGGCAGGCCAGAGGTCGCTGCATTGCAGCAGCAGTTGGGCGAACTGTTGAACGTGCTCAGGAATGAAGTCCCGGAATTGAAGGAGAAAGCGCACGTTTAG
- a CDS encoding SDR family NAD(P)-dependent oxidoreductase codes for MSRSKETSGFESTEPRANAHEPIAIIGMRGRFPGANSLDTYWKNLSEGVESITTLTQEEMRAAGIPDHISRLPGYVNASPLLEGVDKFDAQFFGFSARDATLTDPQHRLFLETAWEALEDAGYDPETFEKPIGIFGGSELSTYLYHLYQNQDALKYIDGMQLMVTNDKDHLCTQVSYRLNLKGPSVVVQTTCSTSLVAVSLACESLHHGRCDMALAGGVTVRVPQRGGYFYTAGSILSPDGHCRPFDAKAQGTIVGSGVGLVVLKRLSDAVRGRDNIRAVILGTGINNDGNDKVGYTAPSIHGQAAAIRAAHRMAGVSADSIGYVEAHGTGTILGDPIEISALSEVFRESSKKRGFCGIGSVKSNFGHLSCAAGIAGLIKTVLSLEYAAIPPTVHYTAPNPGIDIAASPFYVTQKLSRWERNGTPRRAGVSSFGVGGTNAHIVVEEAPRPTEAATKREFQLMTVSARSEAALKIATEQLAAHLEVHPEIELPDAAHTLHVGRRPFRFRRAIVTSDTDRNRAIDTLRESTHLSVDAAPTERPVVFMYPGQGSQYPEMAKGLYDSEEVVRDAIDRCAQLLQRHLKQDIRQILFPGARQSKNAAEALKDTKYAQPTLFIIGYALSMLWQTWGIKPAMMIGHSVGEYVAATLAGVMSLDDALAIIARRGKLISALSRGSMLGVFAEHTAVENFVTDGLALAALNAPGFCVLSGSTRAINRVEKLLIGESIPNRKLHTSHAFHSEMMEPILAEFEEVFAKIKLHSPRLPFISTLTGGMADANVAKPEYWVSQLRQTVRFGDGLQLLAEGKTAAGKDPIYLEAGPGNTLTTFVKATAKATGTKGECVSCLPTADSAIPDTETILAALGRLWTGGAAVDWKGFHQAERRRRVSLPTYPFERQSYWVGALPDAQTQTVELRDTSKWMFKALWSRTKPLNTDAASLKGRRILIFDETTAPGTDIAETLRGAGADVIAVRRGNNFKKTKRFYTLNPENPEDYQRLAADVCSGEGRLAGVVYCWNAAPPGDTLLDDAAPVALLGPMRLAHALSSQLTVRPLPLLFVARGTALVSAEDRLDPARALCAGVARVLPQEHPGLRVAHIDVDDDVSVAKAIATEMAAGLPDPAVATRKGQRFVETFVPAATSVPKAPLNLPASPVVLITGGLGHMGLHLAEAMFNRIGARLVLMGRTSLPSPPEWEAASKDVSASAGQRNILKRLAAMRSKRDDVLVLKADLNHAQEVSSAVDAAIAHFGRIDLIVHGAARIDAAAFASAAETGIDVMEAQFSPKIRGLFHLMTAMKGREPKRWVLHSSISSTLGGLGLAAYAGVNALLDVLALQQGENWLSIDWDAWDNAAEAQSVSMPLAITPPEGSDALLRLLASPIGSRVVVAVNLEERLKAWVQHKSADSTAAKAELHPRPNLATAYVEPRTDTERKLEEIWGQQLGLDTIGIHDRFFDLGGHSLLAAQIAAEICDRFQIELPVLRLFQAPTIGELAVVVDKAQTGAGETEAAGLPLATDIPEATELQGDEPGKAAKAGYRDFYNDVTRRLETSGLGAASFFLNYGYISKNGTDESCYEVPEHVFNRNSVRLAFELIGNASLKGKRVLDVGCGRGGTVALMAEVLGAKSVGVDLSPEAVAFCRRTHKHGTKFVVGDSENLPFKNNTFDAVTNIESSHTYPNLRAFFGEVSRVIRKKGKFLYTDLLPVERWLEVRALLAPLGFRILSDREITQNVLASCDDVASTRAEAFGGHDAMIDNFLAVPGSAVYEQMSSGAWQYRILRAERI; via the coding sequence ATGTCCCGCTCAAAAGAAACAAGCGGTTTTGAATCGACTGAGCCGCGGGCCAACGCTCACGAACCCATCGCCATCATCGGCATGAGAGGCCGTTTTCCTGGCGCAAACAGCCTGGATACCTATTGGAAAAATCTGTCGGAAGGTGTTGAGTCGATCACGACCCTGACACAGGAGGAGATGCGCGCGGCAGGAATACCCGACCACATTTCGCGTCTGCCGGGATATGTGAATGCGTCTCCGCTGCTTGAAGGCGTGGACAAGTTCGATGCGCAGTTCTTCGGCTTCTCGGCTCGCGATGCCACGCTTACGGACCCGCAGCACCGCTTATTTCTGGAGACAGCCTGGGAGGCGCTTGAGGATGCGGGATATGACCCGGAGACCTTCGAGAAGCCGATAGGCATCTTCGGTGGATCGGAACTGAGCACGTATCTGTACCACCTCTATCAGAACCAGGATGCGCTGAAATACATCGACGGCATGCAGTTGATGGTGACCAACGACAAAGACCACCTCTGCACACAGGTCTCTTACCGTTTGAACCTTAAGGGGCCGAGCGTTGTTGTGCAGACGACTTGCTCCACCTCGCTTGTTGCAGTTTCGCTTGCCTGCGAGAGCCTGCATCATGGGCGTTGCGATATGGCCCTGGCAGGCGGCGTCACCGTGCGCGTCCCCCAGCGAGGAGGGTATTTCTACACGGCAGGCTCCATTCTTTCTCCGGATGGGCATTGCAGGCCGTTCGACGCGAAGGCGCAAGGAACGATTGTAGGCAGCGGCGTTGGACTGGTTGTTCTTAAGCGGCTGTCGGATGCGGTGAGGGGGCGAGACAATATCCGCGCTGTCATTCTTGGCACAGGCATCAACAACGATGGCAACGACAAGGTTGGCTATACGGCGCCGAGCATTCACGGGCAGGCTGCGGCGATCCGCGCCGCCCACCGCATGGCAGGCGTATCGGCAGATTCGATTGGATATGTTGAAGCGCATGGGACGGGGACGATTCTTGGCGACCCGATTGAGATCTCCGCTTTGTCGGAGGTCTTTCGCGAGAGCAGCAAGAAACGTGGGTTCTGCGGAATTGGATCGGTGAAATCGAACTTTGGACATCTGTCGTGCGCGGCGGGCATCGCAGGACTGATCAAGACGGTGCTCTCGCTTGAATATGCCGCGATTCCGCCGACTGTACATTACACAGCGCCGAACCCTGGGATCGACATCGCAGCCAGTCCTTTTTATGTGACGCAGAAATTAAGCCGGTGGGAACGGAATGGAACTCCACGACGCGCAGGGGTCAGTTCGTTCGGCGTGGGAGGAACGAATGCTCACATTGTCGTGGAAGAGGCCCCTCGTCCGACAGAAGCAGCTACAAAACGAGAATTTCAGTTGATGACGGTCTCGGCGCGAAGCGAGGCGGCCCTGAAGATCGCGACGGAACAACTGGCCGCTCACCTGGAAGTTCACCCAGAGATCGAGCTGCCCGATGCGGCGCATACATTGCATGTGGGCCGCAGGCCATTTCGCTTTCGCCGTGCCATTGTTACATCGGACACCGACCGCAATCGTGCAATCGACACGCTGCGAGAGTCGACACATCTGTCTGTAGATGCTGCTCCGACAGAGCGTCCAGTTGTATTCATGTATCCGGGGCAAGGGTCCCAGTATCCGGAGATGGCGAAAGGTTTGTACGACAGCGAGGAAGTTGTTCGAGACGCAATCGATCGCTGCGCGCAGCTTCTACAACGCCACTTGAAGCAGGACATTCGCCAGATACTCTTTCCAGGTGCGAGACAGAGCAAGAATGCAGCGGAGGCTTTGAAGGACACAAAGTATGCACAGCCGACATTGTTCATCATTGGCTATGCGCTCTCGATGCTCTGGCAGACGTGGGGAATCAAGCCGGCGATGATGATCGGGCACAGTGTTGGCGAATACGTTGCCGCGACGCTTGCTGGAGTCATGTCGCTCGATGACGCTCTCGCAATCATTGCCCGGCGCGGGAAACTCATCTCGGCGTTATCTCGCGGCTCGATGCTTGGAGTGTTCGCAGAGCATACAGCCGTGGAAAACTTCGTTACCGATGGGTTGGCTCTCGCTGCTCTCAATGCACCGGGGTTTTGCGTCCTGTCCGGTTCCACACGAGCCATCAACCGCGTGGAGAAACTTCTCATTGGAGAATCGATACCGAATCGCAAGCTGCATACGTCACATGCCTTTCATTCCGAGATGATGGAGCCGATCCTCGCCGAATTTGAGGAGGTGTTCGCAAAGATCAAGCTGCATTCGCCCAGACTTCCATTCATTTCAACATTGACCGGAGGCATGGCGGACGCAAACGTGGCAAAGCCGGAGTACTGGGTGTCGCAACTGAGACAGACGGTTCGCTTTGGCGATGGGTTGCAGTTGCTGGCTGAAGGAAAAACAGCCGCCGGCAAAGATCCGATCTATCTTGAAGCAGGCCCTGGGAACACTTTAACCACGTTCGTCAAAGCAACGGCGAAAGCTACTGGTACGAAGGGAGAGTGCGTGAGTTGTCTTCCGACAGCTGACAGCGCAATACCCGATACAGAGACGATTCTTGCTGCGCTTGGAAGGCTATGGACCGGTGGAGCGGCGGTTGACTGGAAGGGATTTCATCAGGCGGAACGAAGAAGGCGGGTCAGTCTGCCAACCTATCCGTTTGAGCGGCAAAGCTACTGGGTAGGGGCGCTGCCGGACGCACAAACTCAGACTGTAGAACTTCGCGATACTTCGAAATGGATGTTTAAAGCGCTGTGGAGCCGCACGAAGCCGCTCAACACAGATGCCGCATCGCTAAAGGGACGCAGGATTCTCATCTTTGATGAGACGACGGCGCCTGGAACCGATATTGCAGAAACGCTGCGGGGAGCGGGGGCAGACGTCATTGCCGTGCGGCGTGGGAACAACTTTAAAAAGACAAAACGTTTTTACACGCTGAATCCCGAGAACCCGGAAGACTATCAACGCCTGGCAGCGGATGTGTGCAGCGGAGAGGGCCGGCTGGCTGGCGTTGTCTATTGCTGGAATGCGGCGCCTCCGGGCGATACCTTGCTTGACGATGCTGCGCCGGTTGCATTGTTGGGTCCAATGCGGTTGGCTCATGCACTCAGCAGCCAGTTGACGGTGCGCCCTCTGCCGCTGCTTTTCGTCGCGCGCGGCACTGCTCTTGTAAGTGCGGAGGACAGGCTCGATCCCGCGCGAGCGCTTTGTGCGGGAGTGGCCAGAGTGCTTCCTCAGGAGCACCCCGGCCTCCGTGTTGCTCACATCGATGTCGATGATGATGTATCCGTCGCTAAGGCGATCGCTACGGAGATGGCAGCAGGACTTCCCGATCCCGCAGTCGCAACCAGAAAGGGGCAGCGCTTCGTCGAAACATTCGTCCCGGCAGCGACCAGCGTGCCAAAGGCTCCTCTCAATCTACCTGCGTCTCCTGTCGTTCTGATTACCGGCGGACTCGGTCACATGGGACTGCACCTTGCAGAGGCGATGTTTAACCGCATCGGTGCGCGGCTTGTCCTGATGGGGAGAACATCGCTGCCTTCTCCGCCGGAGTGGGAGGCAGCGAGCAAAGATGTCTCCGCTTCAGCCGGTCAGCGAAATATCCTGAAGCGTCTAGCAGCGATGCGCTCGAAGAGGGACGACGTGCTTGTCTTGAAGGCTGATCTCAACCATGCGCAGGAGGTTTCTTCTGCGGTTGATGCTGCCATTGCGCATTTTGGAAGGATCGACCTCATCGTGCACGGGGCCGCGCGAATTGATGCAGCGGCTTTTGCTTCTGCGGCAGAGACGGGAATCGACGTGATGGAAGCGCAGTTCTCGCCCAAGATTCGCGGCCTGTTTCACCTGATGACTGCAATGAAAGGGCGGGAGCCGAAGCGCTGGGTCCTGCATTCGTCAATCTCTTCTACCCTTGGCGGTTTGGGACTTGCAGCTTATGCGGGCGTCAATGCGCTGCTGGACGTGCTCGCGTTGCAGCAAGGAGAGAACTGGCTGAGTATCGATTGGGACGCCTGGGACAATGCTGCCGAAGCGCAGAGTGTGAGTATGCCACTGGCGATTACCCCGCCTGAGGGAAGCGATGCTCTGCTGAGGCTGCTTGCATCGCCGATTGGCTCGCGCGTCGTGGTGGCCGTAAATCTTGAGGAACGATTGAAGGCGTGGGTGCAGCATAAGAGTGCGGATTCAACTGCTGCGAAGGCCGAACTGCATCCGCGGCCTAATCTTGCAACGGCTTATGTAGAACCACGAACAGATACTGAGCGCAAGCTGGAGGAGATATGGGGCCAGCAGCTTGGTCTTGATACGATCGGCATCCATGACCGCTTCTTCGATCTTGGCGGACATTCGTTGCTGGCGGCGCAGATTGCCGCCGAGATATGCGATCGCTTTCAAATCGAGCTTCCCGTGTTGAGGCTCTTCCAGGCACCCACCATTGGAGAGCTGGCGGTAGTTGTCGATAAGGCGCAGACCGGAGCGGGAGAAACGGAAGCCGCGGGTCTTCCCTTGGCAACTGACATTCCTGAAGCCACGGAGCTGCAAGGCGACGAGCCAGGCAAAGCGGCGAAGGCCGGCTACCGCGATTTCTACAACGATGTCACGAGGCGGCTTGAGACCTCAGGTCTGGGCGCCGCATCATTCTTTCTCAACTACGGCTATATCAGCAAGAACGGTACGGATGAGTCTTGTTACGAGGTCCCGGAACATGTGTTCAATCGAAACTCAGTGCGGCTTGCCTTTGAGTTGATTGGCAACGCTTCACTCAAGGGGAAGCGAGTGCTTGACGTGGGCTGCGGCAGGGGAGGCACGGTAGCTCTTATGGCAGAGGTGCTCGGCGCGAAATCGGTAGGCGTGGACCTGTCGCCTGAGGCCGTAGCATTCTGCAGACGCACCCACAAGCACGGAACGAAGTTCGTCGTTGGCGATTCGGAGAACCTGCCATTCAAGAACAATACGTTCGATGCAGTGACGAACATCGAGTCGTCGCACACTTACCCCAATCTACGGGCGTTCTTTGGCGAAGTCAGTCGGGTGATCAGGAAAAAGGGGAAATTTCTTTATACGGATCTTCTGCCAGTCGAGCGCTGGCTTGAAGTTCGCGCACTCCTTGCTCCATTGGGCTTCCGCATTCTCAGCGACAGAGAGATCACGCAAAATGTGCTGGCATCGTGTGACGATGTGGCCTCCACTCGCGCGGAGGCTTTTGGAGGACACGACGCGATGATCGACAACTTTCTTGCCGTTCCCGGATCGGCTGTCTACGAACAGATGAGCAGCGGCGCGTGGCAGTATCGCATTCTACGCGCCGAGCGGATCTGA